AATCACAACGGCGCCCGCTGTAATCACCTCGCCGAAATCCACCGCTCCACCATCGGGATTGATCCTTCCCTCGACGCCGATCGGTTTTCGAGGTAAGACGGGCTCGAACTCCACCTTATCGCCTTTCACTTTGATCGCCCCGACGATGTATCTCGCGCTGCCGTCATCTCCTCCTTCCATTCTCACCCTGCCGGCCTTATCGTAAAGGCCCAACCTGATCTCATATTGTCCGTCAGGCACCCCATCGGGTATGGCGATATCGTATGGGCCATCGATCACGGTGGAATTCGATTTCCAACTCCTTGTCTCAGGCGAGGGTCTATGATCATGCTGAAACATGATGCCATCATCCCGTTTTGAAAGATCGAAATTGACGAAATGGACGAACAGGATGAGATCGCGCGAGTTGAGCTCCCTAAGGCCATGTTCGCCGATCTTGAACTTGTAGGTGATGCGGAACCGGCGGCCGGAGAGGGGCGAGACCTCAACCGACGGTTTGATCTCGCAAAACGAGCCCGCCAAAGGTGGGAATCCACGTCCGTTAACGAATATGAAGGGTTCGGGACTCCCCTTCCCGTCGAGGCAGTAATCCACGGCGAACCTTCCCTCCTTCGGCTCCAAAGCCGTCCATGCCTCGAGGTGGTCGTCAGACAGGGCGAGAAATCCGAACTGAGGAAGCAATCTACCCTCGACACACCACACCTCTTTTCTCCCGTTGACCCAGAGACGCAGGCCCGATTTATACTCGATGTAAACCCGATCGAGAGGGGCGTTAAGCGCCAGAGCCACGGACGAGGGAACCATCTCGCCGTTCACCTCATAGAGTATTCGTTTCACCTTGCTAGATGCATACCGTGCCTGTATCGGTCGGGTGAGGTAATACTCCTTGAGAACCCAATCCAGCGAATGCCACAGCTCCGTCGGTATGAAGGCCGCGTGGCCGAAAGCCAGCTCCATCGCCCGGTATTTATCCATCTTCTCCGGAGCTGGAAGTCCGTTCCATCTCGCGTTCTCGTCGACCTGCCACCTCGACCAGTATCCCATCCCGTGGTTCACCATCTGCGGATGGATCTTGAGGAGGTCGAAGTCCAACAGCCACGGCGCATACTCCTTGCGCACCACCTGAGCTTCAACCCCATCCACAAGACCAGCCCACCAGAAGTGCTTATTCCCCTCGCCGAAGAAGGGACCGTGGTGAGCTTGATGGGCGAATTTAAAAAGCTCGATGTTACCCCGCATCCTATCCCTGAGCTTGGCCGCGAATGGGACTTGTGAGTCACAGTCGAGATGCAGCCAGGGCGGTGCACAGGAGTTGACGTCATAGAAGGCCGCCGTCGTCCTGTATCGCCTGTGGATCTCGGGTGAGTAAAGACGGGCGTACTTGACCATCGCCCCGCTCTTGTAAGCGTAGCTTTGTTCGCCGGTTCCCCTGTTGAACCAGGCCTTGCGCATCTTCCCATTAGGATACAAAGCCACATCCTGAGGATTCCACTCGTGTGAATCGGGATAGAAATCTATGTAGTTCTCATGGAGGGCGAAAAGCCATCCGTTCCCGCGACATGCCTCTGAAAGCGCCCTTGCCCCTTCATCTCCTCCGAGGGCTTTGTTGGCGGGAACGGTTGTGGGCAGATGGCTATCATATCCGTATCGCTGCCAAACATGCTTGAGCATGATCGCCCTGCTTATACCGTAGCTTCCGAGTTCTCTCACCCATTCAGCATCGCGCGCCAGATGTCCGCCCCAGATATCGAATACCGCCCGATCGGCGATCTCATCGATATAGGGAGACGGGTTCCAGGGTATGTTCGGAAGCACCTCGCCCAGTTCGCGGGAGACGGTGAAAAGACAGACCTCATGGACGGGATTTCGAGTTCCGTCCGTCTTGCGCTCATATCTCACCATACCACCTTCAAGATACGAGCCCTCCGATCCGGTGAAATCGATATAGACGGATACGAAGGCAGTCTGCCGGGGAAGATAATACACCTTAGCCGAGAAAAGATAGGGCACGAAGATCTCACGTCTTAAGGCGGCGATGGGAAACCCGAAATTCACCGAACTGACCCAGCCGTCCTTGGTCTCGAACTCGAACAACAGCGTCTTGCCCCTGATCCGAAACATTCCGAAAGCCGTTTTAGGTTCCCCTCCACAGAGCAGATCGTATCTGAGCTTCAGCCTCTTGCCGTCGAATGAATCGACCTTCACATCCCTCACCTTCACCTCTCCGCCTTCAGAGGTGATTCCTCCTCCGCCGAAGACGTAAAAGATCTCTCCGTCGTCGATTCGAACCTCGACGTTCGCGGGGAAAAGGCCGGCGAGCGGCTCGATCGTATATCGCAGGATCACATCCTCGCCCTCGTATCTGAGCTCAAATTTTCCCCCGTTGATCTTTCGGGCCCCGTTCTGAAAGGGATAATGGACGGACGGCAGTACCCCGCGTTTGGGATCGTTGGAGAGCCCTTCGAGCGATGTGTCGGAGATGGAGGGCAGTTTCGGTTTCATCTCGTTCCCCTCGATTTCGATCCGCGGATCGCCCCACAGGGAATAGTCCCATGACGCGTCATTTCTCGGTCCGGCGTTAACCTCCAGCCGCAGCGAGAACACCTCACCTGCCAGATCGGAGAGGTCTATCTCATGCCGTTCCCATCTATCGCTCTTGATGTGTTTTCGAAACCTTCGGAAGCCGTTCAGGTAGACGGAGTATGTGACGCCGTCGCTGCCCTTAAGAACATCCTGACGACGCAGCATAGCGCAACTGAAGATGAACTTCGCCCTCACACCTTCAGGCAGTCGGAACCGATAATCGGCCCAAGCTGTTCCTGCACCTCTGCGCCATGGGGGATGCATAAGCAGGGCTGGAGTATCATCCCGCTGTCCCCACGGCGAGTAGGATACCCCGGCGACGGGTTCGAAATGGCCCGACCATCCCAGACCCAGATGAACGACAGGTCGGTTCCCGATCCGATATCCGACATCGTAAAATCCAACATCGAGTAGATGGACGGTGGTTTGAACCTCCACAATCGGTGGAGCGAAAGCCGTTATGATGGCAAGCAAGATTGAACCTAACATCTCTTCCTCCTTATTAAAGAATTAGGAAGACAGGCGTATAGCAAGTTATTTAGGCCACCCAGATAGGGGAACTCCATGCCCACTGGTCGTTCCTCTGTCGAACACGGACGTAGTAGAAATCATAACCCTGTGATCTTACAACGACATCCTGAAAGGTGATGTGCCACTCATACTCCTCCGGCATCGGCGCACGATGAAGACGATATGCGGCGGTGACGAATCCACCTAGGAAACCCGCTCGCCCGCCCTCGATAAGCTCACGGAGCGTATATTCGACCCTTTTGCCGTTGAGCTCTGCTACAATCTTGCCTTCAAGGGGCATCTCGACCTCAAGCATCATCCCCTGGCTGGCGTTAGTGAGAACCGTAGGGTTACCGCTCGTCAGCGTTTTGAACCAGACGGCTCGCTCGCCCTCCCGTTGCCATGAGCTGTAGTGGTATTTACCCTCCTCATAGCCTTTGGGCGCCACGACGTACTCGCCGCGAAATCGGGGCTCGACGGTAAGTATCCTGCCCCTGTCGATCCCGAAAAGCACATCCCACTTCTGCTCGATCCTCTTGCCCCAGCCGACTTCGATGAAGAGCTTCGTTCTTATCACCTCGCCTGGCTCAGGGACTTCGCGATCCGTCGCGCTCGTGCGGTGAATGACCCTGTTGTTCTTCACGATCTCGACGTAATCGATCGGCCCGCCGCCTGAGACGAATATCTCGATGTCCCGTTCGACGGTGGGCTTTGTGATGACCGAGCCCATCGGCTTGCCGTTGATGGCGAATTGGAGTTCGATCCTGTCACCGGTCAGAGCGTATGTCCGGCGTTTTTGAAACGCCTCCCATATCCCATCGCGGGTGAACGATTCCGCCCATACGCTTGCCTTCCGGCCCGTTCTATCTTCGGTCAACCATCCGATGTAAAATAGCAGGGGATGATGCTCATGTCAAGGCGATCAGGTTCAGCATTCTCCCCGTGAC
The genomic region above belongs to Candidatus Poribacteria bacterium and contains:
- a CDS encoding DUF3604 domain-containing protein yields the protein MTEDRTGRKASVWAESFTRDGIWEAFQKRRTYALTGDRIELQFAINGKPMGSVITKPTVERDIEIFVSGGGPIDYVEIVKNNRVIHRTSATDREVPEPGEVIRTKLFIEVGWGKRIEQKWDVLFGIDRGRILTVEPRFRGEYVVAPKGYEEGKYHYSSWQREGERAVWFKTLTSGNPTVLTNASQGMMLEVEMPLEGKIVAELNGKRVEYTLRELIEGGRAGFLGGFVTAAYRLHRAPMPEEYEWHITFQDVVVRSQGYDFYYVRVRQRNDQWAWSSPIWVA